Proteins found in one Primulina eburnea isolate SZY01 chromosome 16, ASM2296580v1, whole genome shotgun sequence genomic segment:
- the LOC140816215 gene encoding lysine histidine transporter-like 2, giving the protein MAPSVEPRDDAKTEQEKAIDDWLPITSSRNAKWWYSTFHNVTAMVGAGVLSLPYAMSHMGWGPGITVMVLSWIITLYTLWQMVEMHEMVPGKRFDRYHELGQHAFGEKLGLYIVVPQQLVVEVSTCIIYMVTGGKSLKKFHHTVWPDSKEIKLTYFIMIFASIHFVLSHLPNFNSISVISLAAAVMSLSYSTIAWTASLAKGVQKDVSYASSSTSASDKTFNFFNALGDVAFAYAGHNVVLEIQATIPSTPEQPSKKPMWKGVIFAYLVVALCYFPVSFVGYYVFGNSVDDNILITLEKPTWLIAMANMFVLIHVIGSYQIYAMPVFDMLETFLVKRLKFAPSFKLRFTTRTLYVGFTMFIGMTFPFFGGLLGFFGGFALAPTTYFLPCIMWLVVRKPRIFTLSWCTNWICIILGVALMIVAPIGGMRSIILSAKNYKFYQ; this is encoded by the exons ATGGCGCCATCTGTAGAACCACGGGACGATGCCAAGACGGAGCAGGAGAAGGCCATCGACGATTGGCTTCCCATCACTTCTTCTCGTAACGCGAAATGGTGGTACTCCACTTTCCATAATGTTACCGCCATGGTTGGAGCTGGTGTGCTCAGTCTTCCGTATGCAATGTCACACATGGGATG GGGACCTGGAATAACAGTCATGGTATTATCATGGATCATTACCCTATACACCTTGTGGCAGATGGTGGAAATGCACGAAATGGTGCCCGGCAAGAGATTCGACAGGTACCACGAGTTGGGACAACATGCTTTTGGCGAGAAACTCGGGCTATACATTGTCGTACCTCAGCAGCTTGTGGTCGAAGTTAGTACATGTATCATTTACATGGTGACCGGAGGGAAATCGCTGAAAAAATTCCACCACACCGTCTGGCCTGACAGCAAGGAGATCAAGCTCACCTATTTCATAATGATATTTGCATCAATTCATTTTGTGTTGTCTCATCTGCCCAACTTCAACTCCATTTCTGTTATCTCCCTCGCTGCTGCTGTGATGTCTCTCAG TTACTCGACCATTGCATGGACAGCCTCACTTGCTAAGGGTGTACAGAAGGATGTAAGCTATGCCTCATCGAGCACCAGTGCGTCGGATAAAACGTTTAACTTCTTCAATGCACTGGGAGATGTTGCCTTTGCATATGCTGGCCACAATGTCGTGTTGGAAATCCAGGCAACGATCCCTTCAACACCCGAGCAACCATCCAAGAAACCTATGTGGAAGGGTGTCATTTTCGCGTATCTAGTCGTCGCACTGTGTTATTTCCCGGTTTCCTTTGTCGGTTACTACGTGTTCGGGAACTCTGTCGATGACAACATTTTGATTACACTGGAGAAACCAACTTGGCTCATCGCCATGGCTAACATGTTCGTCTTGATACACGTTATTGGAAGCTATCAG ATTTACGCCATGCCTGTTTTTGACATGCTGGAGACTTTCTTGGTGAAGAGATTGAAATTTGCTCCTTCTTTTAAGCTCCGTTTCACCACTCGTACTTTATACGTTG GCTTCACCATGTTCATTGGCATGACATTCCCCTTCTTCGGTGGCCTTCTCGGATTCTTTGGTGGATTTGCTTTGGCACCAACAACCTACTTC CTGCCTTGCATCATGTGGCTCGTTGTCCGGAAACCCAGAATCTTCACCTTGTCGTGGTGTACTAATTGG ATATGCATCATTCTTGGGGTTGCGTTGATGATAGTAGCACCCATTGGAGGAATGAGGAGCATCATTTTATCAGCCAAGAACTATAAATTCTaccaataa